The proteins below are encoded in one region of Scylla paramamosain isolate STU-SP2022 chromosome 8, ASM3559412v1, whole genome shotgun sequence:
- the LOC135102628 gene encoding vascular endothelial growth factor C-like isoform X5 translates to MPSSAVVFFGCLMVVMMEVAVPVAAEEWPIRPSYNEVYPVQPTVSTPPDRNFSASRAKNMSQTTDLREFLMQFVQDERICSDPILQNIILAEDDGDERAKVWWSRRCRGRRGGGLTRLPTQSESTLIRYRRKSSNRDNPQNSLDRSRGDAKRWKKVQNLMKDKRIKCKPKKAAVPLPNPNPYHTVLKPECVYIKQCSGCCNSPQLECVPVRTKTKTFPAMAITPTARGHRFSENEKIKMVKVEEHRECQCECKVRAEHCSPVQEYNEDACQCQCPRNLNRSCPSRKVWNEKECRCECRDVHTCTTGRYFDVNSCRC, encoded by the exons ATGCCGAGTTCTGCTGTTGTCTTCTTTGG GTgcctgatggtggtgatgatggaagtGGCGGTGCCGGTGGCGGCCGAGGAGTGGCCCATCCGCCCTTCTTACAACGAGGTGTACCCCGTCCAGCCCACCGTCAGCACCCCGCCAGACCGTAAC TTTTCGGCGTCGCGGGCAAAGAACATGAGCCAGACGACCGACCTGCGGGAGTTCCTCATGCAGTTTGTGCAGGACGAGAGGATCTGCTCCGACCCGATCCTGCAGAACATCATCCTGGCCGAG GATGATGGCGACGAGCGAGCCAAGGTGTGGTGGAGCCGGCGGTGCAGGGGACGGAGGGGGGGCGGCCTGACCCGTCTTCCAACCCAGTCTGAAAGTACGTTGATCAGATACCGTCGCAAAAGTTCAAACCGTGACAATCCTCAGAACTCACTGGACC GTTCTCGAGGCGATGCCAAGAGGTGGAAGAAAGTCCAGAATTTAATGAAGGACAAAAGGATCAAGTGCAAACCCAAGAAGGCAGCGGTGCCACTTCCCAACCCGAATCCCTACCACACCGTGCTGAAGCCCGAGTGTGTGTACATCAAGCAGTGCAGCGGCTGCTGCAACTCCCCGCAGCTGGAGTGTGTCCCCGTCAGGACCAAGACCAAGACCTTCCCT GCGATGGCAATCACTCCCACGGCCAGAGGTCATCGCTTCAGCGAGAACGAGAAGATCAAAATGGTGAAAGTGGAGGAACACAGGGAATGTCAGTGCGAGTGTAAG GTGAGGGCTGAACACTGCTCGCCCGTCCAGGAGTACAACGAGGACGCGTGCCAGTGCCAGTGTCCCAGGAACCTCAACCGCTCCTGCCCGTCGAGAAAG gTTTGGAACGAGAAGGAATGTCGGTGTGAGTGTAGGGACGTTCATACCTGTACCACTGGCCGCTACTTCGACGTCAACTCTTGCAG ATGTTGA
- the LOC135102628 gene encoding vascular endothelial growth factor C-like isoform X6 has product MPSSAVVFFGCLMVVMMEVAVPVAAEEWPIRPSYNEVYPVQPTVSTPPDRNFSASRAKNMSQTTDLREFLMQFVQDERICSDPILQNIILAEDDGDERAKVWWSRRCRGRRGGGLTRLPTQSESSRGDAKRWKKVQNLMKDKRIKCKPKKAAVPLPNPNPYHTVLKPECVYIKQCSGCCNSPQLECVPVRTKTKTFPAMAITPTARGHRFSENEKIKMVKVEEHRECQCECKVRAEHCSPVQEYNEDACQCQCPRNLNRSCPSRKVWNEKECRCECRDVHTCTTGRYFDVNSCRCAEPMYYFK; this is encoded by the exons ATGCCGAGTTCTGCTGTTGTCTTCTTTGG GTgcctgatggtggtgatgatggaagtGGCGGTGCCGGTGGCGGCCGAGGAGTGGCCCATCCGCCCTTCTTACAACGAGGTGTACCCCGTCCAGCCCACCGTCAGCACCCCGCCAGACCGTAAC TTTTCGGCGTCGCGGGCAAAGAACATGAGCCAGACGACCGACCTGCGGGAGTTCCTCATGCAGTTTGTGCAGGACGAGAGGATCTGCTCCGACCCGATCCTGCAGAACATCATCCTGGCCGAG GATGATGGCGACGAGCGAGCCAAGGTGTGGTGGAGCCGGCGGTGCAGGGGACGGAGGGGGGGCGGCCTGACCCGTCTTCCAACCCAGTCTGAAA GTTCTCGAGGCGATGCCAAGAGGTGGAAGAAAGTCCAGAATTTAATGAAGGACAAAAGGATCAAGTGCAAACCCAAGAAGGCAGCGGTGCCACTTCCCAACCCGAATCCCTACCACACCGTGCTGAAGCCCGAGTGTGTGTACATCAAGCAGTGCAGCGGCTGCTGCAACTCCCCGCAGCTGGAGTGTGTCCCCGTCAGGACCAAGACCAAGACCTTCCCT GCGATGGCAATCACTCCCACGGCCAGAGGTCATCGCTTCAGCGAGAACGAGAAGATCAAAATGGTGAAAGTGGAGGAACACAGGGAATGTCAGTGCGAGTGTAAG GTGAGGGCTGAACACTGCTCGCCCGTCCAGGAGTACAACGAGGACGCGTGCCAGTGCCAGTGTCCCAGGAACCTCAACCGCTCCTGCCCGTCGAGAAAG gTTTGGAACGAGAAGGAATGTCGGTGTGAGTGTAGGGACGTTCATACCTGTACCACTGGCCGCTACTTCGACGTCAACTCTTGCAG GTGCGCCGAGCCCATGTACTACTTTAAATAG
- the LOC135102628 gene encoding vascular endothelial growth factor C-like isoform X3, whose protein sequence is MPSSAVVFFGCLMVVMMEVAVPVAAEEWPIRPSYNEVYPVQPTVSTPPDRNFSASRAKNMSQTTDLREFLMQFVQDERICSDPILQNIILAEDDGDERAKVWWSRRCRGRRGGGLTRLPTQSESTLIRYRRKSSNRDNPQNSLDRSRGDAKRWKKVQNLMKDKRIKCKPKKAAVPLPNPNPYHTVLKPECVYIKQCSGCCNSPQLECVPVRTKTKTFPAMAITPTARGHRFSENEKIKMVKVEEHRECQCECKVRAEHCSPVQEYNEDACQCQCPRNLNRSCPSRKVWNEKECRCECRDVHTCTTGRYFDVNSCRCAEPMYYFK, encoded by the exons ATGCCGAGTTCTGCTGTTGTCTTCTTTGG GTgcctgatggtggtgatgatggaagtGGCGGTGCCGGTGGCGGCCGAGGAGTGGCCCATCCGCCCTTCTTACAACGAGGTGTACCCCGTCCAGCCCACCGTCAGCACCCCGCCAGACCGTAAC TTTTCGGCGTCGCGGGCAAAGAACATGAGCCAGACGACCGACCTGCGGGAGTTCCTCATGCAGTTTGTGCAGGACGAGAGGATCTGCTCCGACCCGATCCTGCAGAACATCATCCTGGCCGAG GATGATGGCGACGAGCGAGCCAAGGTGTGGTGGAGCCGGCGGTGCAGGGGACGGAGGGGGGGCGGCCTGACCCGTCTTCCAACCCAGTCTGAAAGTACGTTGATCAGATACCGTCGCAAAAGTTCAAACCGTGACAATCCTCAGAACTCACTGGACC GTTCTCGAGGCGATGCCAAGAGGTGGAAGAAAGTCCAGAATTTAATGAAGGACAAAAGGATCAAGTGCAAACCCAAGAAGGCAGCGGTGCCACTTCCCAACCCGAATCCCTACCACACCGTGCTGAAGCCCGAGTGTGTGTACATCAAGCAGTGCAGCGGCTGCTGCAACTCCCCGCAGCTGGAGTGTGTCCCCGTCAGGACCAAGACCAAGACCTTCCCT GCGATGGCAATCACTCCCACGGCCAGAGGTCATCGCTTCAGCGAGAACGAGAAGATCAAAATGGTGAAAGTGGAGGAACACAGGGAATGTCAGTGCGAGTGTAAG GTGAGGGCTGAACACTGCTCGCCCGTCCAGGAGTACAACGAGGACGCGTGCCAGTGCCAGTGTCCCAGGAACCTCAACCGCTCCTGCCCGTCGAGAAAG gTTTGGAACGAGAAGGAATGTCGGTGTGAGTGTAGGGACGTTCATACCTGTACCACTGGCCGCTACTTCGACGTCAACTCTTGCAG GTGCGCCGAGCCCATGTACTACTTTAAATAG
- the LOC135102628 gene encoding vascular endothelial growth factor C-like isoform X1, which produces MPSSAVVFFGCLMVVMMEVAVPVAAEEWPIRPSYNEVYPVQPTVSTPPDRNFSASRAKNMSQTTDLREFLMQFVQDERICSDPILQNIILAEDDGDERAKVWWSRRCRGRRGGGLTRLPTQSESTLIRYRRKSSNRDNPQNSLDRSRGDAKRWKKVQNLMKDKRIKCKPKKAAVPLPNPNPYHTVLKPECVYIKQCSGCCNSPQLECVPVRTKTKTFPAMAITPTARGHRFSENEKIKMVKVEEHRECQCECKVRAEHCSPVQEYNEDACQCQCPRNLNRSCPSRKVWNEKECRCECRDVHTCTTGRYFDVNSCRSRVSRTYTRPQTDAVRRVPPGPVAALELPCHLHVSLSTLQMLRT; this is translated from the exons ATGCCGAGTTCTGCTGTTGTCTTCTTTGG GTgcctgatggtggtgatgatggaagtGGCGGTGCCGGTGGCGGCCGAGGAGTGGCCCATCCGCCCTTCTTACAACGAGGTGTACCCCGTCCAGCCCACCGTCAGCACCCCGCCAGACCGTAAC TTTTCGGCGTCGCGGGCAAAGAACATGAGCCAGACGACCGACCTGCGGGAGTTCCTCATGCAGTTTGTGCAGGACGAGAGGATCTGCTCCGACCCGATCCTGCAGAACATCATCCTGGCCGAG GATGATGGCGACGAGCGAGCCAAGGTGTGGTGGAGCCGGCGGTGCAGGGGACGGAGGGGGGGCGGCCTGACCCGTCTTCCAACCCAGTCTGAAAGTACGTTGATCAGATACCGTCGCAAAAGTTCAAACCGTGACAATCCTCAGAACTCACTGGACC GTTCTCGAGGCGATGCCAAGAGGTGGAAGAAAGTCCAGAATTTAATGAAGGACAAAAGGATCAAGTGCAAACCCAAGAAGGCAGCGGTGCCACTTCCCAACCCGAATCCCTACCACACCGTGCTGAAGCCCGAGTGTGTGTACATCAAGCAGTGCAGCGGCTGCTGCAACTCCCCGCAGCTGGAGTGTGTCCCCGTCAGGACCAAGACCAAGACCTTCCCT GCGATGGCAATCACTCCCACGGCCAGAGGTCATCGCTTCAGCGAGAACGAGAAGATCAAAATGGTGAAAGTGGAGGAACACAGGGAATGTCAGTGCGAGTGTAAG GTGAGGGCTGAACACTGCTCGCCCGTCCAGGAGTACAACGAGGACGCGTGCCAGTGCCAGTGTCCCAGGAACCTCAACCGCTCCTGCCCGTCGAGAAAG gTTTGGAACGAGAAGGAATGTCGGTGTGAGTGTAGGGACGTTCATACCTGTACCACTGGCCGCTACTTCGACGTCAACTCTTGCAG GTCCCGTGTGAGCCGTACATACACTCGTCCACAGACTGACGCAGTGCGGCGCGTCCCACCAGGGCCAGTGGCTGCCCTGGAGCTTCCTTGTCACCTACATGTGTCGTTGTCCACTTTGCAGATGTTGAGGACTTGA
- the LOC135102628 gene encoding vascular endothelial growth factor C-like isoform X4, with product MPSSAVVFFGCLMVVMMEVAVPVAAEEWPIRPSYNEVYPVQPTVSTPPDRNFSASRAKNMSQTTDLREFLMQFVQDERICSDPILQNIILAEDDGDERAKVWWSRRCRGRRGGGLTRLPTQSESTLIRYRRKSSNRDNPQNSLDRSRGDAKRWKKVQNLMKDKRIKCKPKKAAVPLPNPNPYHTVLKPECVYIKQCSGCCNSPQLECVPVRTKTKTFPAMAITPTARGHRFSENEKIKMVKVEEHRECQCECKVRAEHCSPVQEYNEDACQCQCPRNLNRSCPSRKVWNEKECRCECRDVHTCTTGRYFDVNSCSKCL from the exons ATGCCGAGTTCTGCTGTTGTCTTCTTTGG GTgcctgatggtggtgatgatggaagtGGCGGTGCCGGTGGCGGCCGAGGAGTGGCCCATCCGCCCTTCTTACAACGAGGTGTACCCCGTCCAGCCCACCGTCAGCACCCCGCCAGACCGTAAC TTTTCGGCGTCGCGGGCAAAGAACATGAGCCAGACGACCGACCTGCGGGAGTTCCTCATGCAGTTTGTGCAGGACGAGAGGATCTGCTCCGACCCGATCCTGCAGAACATCATCCTGGCCGAG GATGATGGCGACGAGCGAGCCAAGGTGTGGTGGAGCCGGCGGTGCAGGGGACGGAGGGGGGGCGGCCTGACCCGTCTTCCAACCCAGTCTGAAAGTACGTTGATCAGATACCGTCGCAAAAGTTCAAACCGTGACAATCCTCAGAACTCACTGGACC GTTCTCGAGGCGATGCCAAGAGGTGGAAGAAAGTCCAGAATTTAATGAAGGACAAAAGGATCAAGTGCAAACCCAAGAAGGCAGCGGTGCCACTTCCCAACCCGAATCCCTACCACACCGTGCTGAAGCCCGAGTGTGTGTACATCAAGCAGTGCAGCGGCTGCTGCAACTCCCCGCAGCTGGAGTGTGTCCCCGTCAGGACCAAGACCAAGACCTTCCCT GCGATGGCAATCACTCCCACGGCCAGAGGTCATCGCTTCAGCGAGAACGAGAAGATCAAAATGGTGAAAGTGGAGGAACACAGGGAATGTCAGTGCGAGTGTAAG GTGAGGGCTGAACACTGCTCGCCCGTCCAGGAGTACAACGAGGACGCGTGCCAGTGCCAGTGTCCCAGGAACCTCAACCGCTCCTGCCCGTCGAGAAAG gTTTGGAACGAGAAGGAATGTCGGTGTGAGTGTAGGGACGTTCATACCTGTACCACTGGCCGCTACTTCGACGTCAACTCTTGCAG CAAGTGTTTGTAG
- the LOC135102628 gene encoding vascular endothelial growth factor C-like isoform X2: MPSSAVVFFGCLMVVMMEVAVPVAAEEWPIRPSYNEVYPVQPTVSTPPDRNFSASRAKNMSQTTDLREFLMQFVQDERICSDPILQNIILAEDDGDERAKVWWSRRCRGRRGGGLTRLPTQSESSRGDAKRWKKVQNLMKDKRIKCKPKKAAVPLPNPNPYHTVLKPECVYIKQCSGCCNSPQLECVPVRTKTKTFPAMAITPTARGHRFSENEKIKMVKVEEHRECQCECKVRAEHCSPVQEYNEDACQCQCPRNLNRSCPSRKVWNEKECRCECRDVHTCTTGRYFDVNSCRSRVSRTYTRPQTDAVRRVPPGPVAALELPCHLHVSLSTLQMLRT; the protein is encoded by the exons ATGCCGAGTTCTGCTGTTGTCTTCTTTGG GTgcctgatggtggtgatgatggaagtGGCGGTGCCGGTGGCGGCCGAGGAGTGGCCCATCCGCCCTTCTTACAACGAGGTGTACCCCGTCCAGCCCACCGTCAGCACCCCGCCAGACCGTAAC TTTTCGGCGTCGCGGGCAAAGAACATGAGCCAGACGACCGACCTGCGGGAGTTCCTCATGCAGTTTGTGCAGGACGAGAGGATCTGCTCCGACCCGATCCTGCAGAACATCATCCTGGCCGAG GATGATGGCGACGAGCGAGCCAAGGTGTGGTGGAGCCGGCGGTGCAGGGGACGGAGGGGGGGCGGCCTGACCCGTCTTCCAACCCAGTCTGAAA GTTCTCGAGGCGATGCCAAGAGGTGGAAGAAAGTCCAGAATTTAATGAAGGACAAAAGGATCAAGTGCAAACCCAAGAAGGCAGCGGTGCCACTTCCCAACCCGAATCCCTACCACACCGTGCTGAAGCCCGAGTGTGTGTACATCAAGCAGTGCAGCGGCTGCTGCAACTCCCCGCAGCTGGAGTGTGTCCCCGTCAGGACCAAGACCAAGACCTTCCCT GCGATGGCAATCACTCCCACGGCCAGAGGTCATCGCTTCAGCGAGAACGAGAAGATCAAAATGGTGAAAGTGGAGGAACACAGGGAATGTCAGTGCGAGTGTAAG GTGAGGGCTGAACACTGCTCGCCCGTCCAGGAGTACAACGAGGACGCGTGCCAGTGCCAGTGTCCCAGGAACCTCAACCGCTCCTGCCCGTCGAGAAAG gTTTGGAACGAGAAGGAATGTCGGTGTGAGTGTAGGGACGTTCATACCTGTACCACTGGCCGCTACTTCGACGTCAACTCTTGCAG GTCCCGTGTGAGCCGTACATACACTCGTCCACAGACTGACGCAGTGCGGCGCGTCCCACCAGGGCCAGTGGCTGCCCTGGAGCTTCCTTGTCACCTACATGTGTCGTTGTCCACTTTGCAGATGTTGAGGACTTGA